The following DNA comes from Sphingorhabdus sp. M41.
CATCGCTGCTGCAGGCCGAATTTCCAGACCTGCCGATATATCCGGTCGAGGCCGATTTCATGAAGCGGGTGGCGCTGCCCGAAGCCGTCGCGGACATGCCGAAACTGGGCTTCTTTCCCGGCTCGACCATTGGCAACATGATTGCCCGGACCTCGGTCGACCTGCTGCGCTTCATGCGGGAAACTTTGGGTGAAGGCGCTCAGCTTCTGATCGGTATTGACCGGATCAAGGATATTCAGACACTGATTGACGCCTATGATGATGCTGCCGGCGTGACGGCGCAATTCTCGCTGAATCTGCTCCACCGGATCAACCGCGAACTGGACGGCGATATACCCTGCGATAAATTCCGGCATGTGGCTGTCTGGAACGACCTTTATGCAAGGGTTGAAATCTATCTGGAAGCGCAGGCCGATGTACGCTTCTCGATCGACGGACATGTCCATGAAATGGTTCAGGGCCAGAAAATCCATATCGAGAACAGCCATAAATATGGCCTGCGCGATGCCCGGCTGATGCTGCGGGCTGGCGGCTGGACGCCGTTGCACGAATGGAGCGACGAGCAGGACCATTTCACGCTAATGCTGGTAGAAGCCCACCCGCTCAAATATGCACCCTAGCGCCTATTTTGCTGGCGATGCTGCATTTTCAAGCTTGCGATATTTTGCCCGCCAGACGGTGATCCATTCATAGGCTCCGCGGCACTCATCCATCGCACTGGCATCGGTCATGCGGAATCTCTCTCCGTCCCAGACATAGCTTTCGGCGCTACCGCAATCGCCAAGTCCTCGGCCCTTGCCATAGCTGCTGAGCGTTTGCTCCCGTTCGTCCCAGCCGGCGTTAACCAGCAGAGGCTGACTGCCTTCGCCGCCCCATTTCGGCTGGCGATCAAATTCGGCCGGTTTAAACGTCCACCCCTCAGGACCATCTTTACGATGTTCTCCGATATAGGGCGCGCTGGAGAAATTATAGGCGCCCGAGCCACAGGATATCAGCACCAGTGCCCGGTATAAATCACCGCGTCTGCCGAGCGGATAGGCTTGATCTTCGACCAGGCCATAGCGCTCATCCTTGCACTTTGAATCTTCAGCCAGAGCGACCAGGGCATCGGCTTCGGGGACCAGACTTGCGCTCTCCCATTGGTCTACAATGATCATTGGCACTTCGACATTTTCGGGTTTAAATGTTCGCGAACCACGGGAAACCAGCGCGGTGTCG
Coding sequences within:
- a CDS encoding DUF1176 domain-containing protein, which translates into the protein MSPISFIAAILATAVAATALPVPQLGEIRTFKDWTAGCDNGGNCQAVSLMSEEGGAGFDDWGGPISIVRSARSDDIFKIRVQFEAKGMDRYRMMIDGDLVDTGPIVQGDYPIEIVGQDARKVAQAIIKGKLVVIKGPKGENLTRASLAGSSAALRYIDEKQRRAGTDTALVSRGSRTFKPENVEVPMIIVDQWESASLVPEADALVALAEDSKCKDERYGLVEDQAYPLGRRGDLYRALVLISCGSGAYNFSSAPYIGEHRKDGPEGWTFKPAEFDRQPKWGGEGSQPLLVNAGWDEREQTLSSYGKGRGLGDCGSAESYVWDGERFRMTDASAMDECRGAYEWITVWRAKYRKLENAASPAK
- the egtD gene encoding L-histidine N(alpha)-methyltransferase — its product is MDMTTSLVDHSFRKDVRRCFEQQTYAIPARWLYDRRGSELFEEITELPEYYPTRTETQLLKANGPAFAASVGPNRAVIEFGSGSSVKTPHLLKAIDPAAYVPIDISGEFLEHSASLLQAEFPDLPIYPVEADFMKRVALPEAVADMPKLGFFPGSTIGNMIARTSVDLLRFMRETLGEGAQLLIGIDRIKDIQTLIDAYDDAAGVTAQFSLNLLHRINRELDGDIPCDKFRHVAVWNDLYARVEIYLEAQADVRFSIDGHVHEMVQGQKIHIENSHKYGLRDARLMLRAGGWTPLHEWSDEQDHFTLMLVEAHPLKYAP